The Bosea sp. AS-1 region CGCCAGTTACTGGCAGCAGGACGAGGCCGGCCGCTGGGAGAAGAAAGCGTGAGACTGCCTATCCTGTTTCTCTGTGCTGCGGCGCTCGGCGGTTGCTCTATCGATATGGGCGGTTTCGCCTTCCAATCCGAGACGAAGGGCGGCGTCACCACGACGACGACGACATCGGGCAGCGCCGGCATCTCGACGCGGGAGCCGGTGTTGACCGCGGATGGCGAGTGCAGTGTCGGCGTCTCGCTCGATCCCTCGACCCGCCCACTGCCGAAGGAGATCGCGCCCGGCATCACCGAGTGCGAGCTCGTGAAGCTCAAGGCCAAGCCCCCGACCGACGTGCTGATCGGTGAAAGCGGCAAGGGCCAGCGCGAGGTGCAGGTGCTCTATGCCGAGCCGGGCGGGCGCGAGCTTTATCTCTTTACCGACAACCGTCTGGGGCGGATCGTGAAGCCGGGCGGGGAGGGCTGACATGGCCGCCCGGTTTCTTGCGGCGGCGCTGTTCGTAGTGGTTGCTGCCGCCGGTCCCGCAGCCCTGCCGGTGCGGGCCCAGGACCCGACCTACGACTACCGCACCGGTGATCCGGAAATGGGGTCGGCCATCGACGCTGCGCGGGGCAGCCTGGAGCGCTTTCGCGAAGATTTCCGTGGTCAGCGCGGCGAGCACTTCGTCGTGAAGGTGGCGATCCCGATCAAGGGCGTGAACGGGCGCGAGCATATCTGGATGAATCTCGACACGATCGATGGCGACAGCTTCGTTGGCCATCTCGCCAACGACCCGCAGCGCCTGGCCCCGCTGGTGAAAGGCTCGCCCTACCGTGCCGGCAGCGCCATGATCAGCGATTGGGGCTATGTGCGCGACGGGCGCATGTACGGCAACTACACCACGCGCGTCATGCTGAAGCGTATTCCCGCCGAGCAGGCGGAGGGGCTGCGGAAGATCCTGTCGCCGCAGCCTTGACCCTTCCGCATCCGCCCGGAAGGGTGGGCTGCCTCTTCCGGTTCCTTTCATCATCGCAAGCACGCTCTTGCCGCGACGTCGTTGACGAGGCGGTGGCCGGCGGTTCTTCTCCTGGACCGGGGGCGATGATGCGAAAGGAGTGAAACGGATGGGTTCTGTACGGATCAGCCGAAGGGCGGCCGCCGGCACTCTGGCGCTGGCCCTTGCCGCTCCTACCGCCCGTGCGCAGCAGCCGGCCGTGCCGACGATGGTCACCGCGCAGGCCAACAAGGAGCTGGTCCTGTCGTTCTGGCGGAACGTCTTCGACGCCCAGGATTGGACCAAGGCCAAGGACTATCTGTCCGAGGACTATGTGCAGCATAATCCGAACGTTGCCAGCGGCGTGAAGGGTTTCACCGACTATTTCTCCAAGCTCTGGCCGAGTCCGAAACCGCAGGCCAGCGTCGTCGTGACGCCTTTCGTCGCGGCTATCGCCGAGGGCGATCTCGTCCAGCTCGTGATGAAGCGCCCGCGGCCGGAGCCGGGCGATCCCGCCAAGACCTATGACAGCTACTGGTTCGATCTCTTCCGTGTGAAGGATGGCAAGATCGTCGAGCACTGGGATTCGGCGCTTAAGCCCGTGAAGTAGGGGGCCGGCGAGCATGACCAAATACCTGATCTCCTTTCCGAGCGAGGCAATGGTGCTCACGGACGAGCAACTGGCCGCTGCCGATGTCGATTCTCATGCCGTGATCGAGGAGGCCAAGGCGGCCGGCGTCTATGTCTTCGGCGGTGGCATCAATGAACAGGTCGACCCTGCGCTCGTCTTCGCCGATGGTGCGGTGTCCGACCAGACTTACCCGGGCAGCCGCCTCAATGGCGGGTTCACGGTGCTGGAATTGCCGACACGGGAGGAAGCGGTGAAGTGGGCGGCGAGGCTGGCGCGGGCCTGTCGCTGCGCGCAGGAGCTTCGCGAATTCATGTACGATCCGGCCAGTTAGAGCTCAGGCGCTCTCCAGCTCCTCGCCCAGCAGCAACCATTCCTCTTCCGCGGCCGTCAACGCCTCCGCCAGTTCGGCGCGCTGACGGGAGAGCTGCAGCGCCTTGTCCGGATCGCGCGCGAAGGCGCCGTTCGCCAAGGCGTCGTCGACCTTCTCGATCAGCCCTGTCAGCTTGGCGATGCGCGCTTCCGCGAGATTGAGCTTCTGCCGGAGCGGGCCTTGCGCGACGCGTTTGGTCGCCGCTTCCTTGCGCTCGTCAGCCTTGGGCTTGGCGGCAGCCTCCGGCGCCGGCTTGCCGCGCTTCTCGGCCTTGGCGGCGCCGAGCACAAAGGTGCGGTAGTCGTCCATGTCGCCATCGAAGTTCTTCACCGTCCCGCCGCCGACGAGCCAGAGCCGGTCGGCACAGGCCTCGATCAGGAAGCGGTCGTGGCTGACGATGATGACGGCGCCGGGATAGTCGTTGATCGCGGTCACCAGCGCGGCGCGACTGTCGATGTCGAGATGGTTGGTCGGCTCGTCGAGGATCAGCAGATGCGGGCCGTGGAAGGTCGCGAGACCCAGCATCAAACGCGCCTTCTCGCCGCCGGACAGCAGCTTCACCGGCGTGTCCGCCTTCGAAGCCGGGAATCCGATCTGAGCCGCCTTGGAACGGACTTTGGCTTCGGGCGCGTCGGGCATCAGGTCGCGCAGATGGCCGACCGGTGTGTCCTCGATACGGAGTTCGTCGAGCTGATGCTGGGCGAAATAGGCGGTCTCCAGCTTGCTCGACTTCTTCATCTCGCCGGACATGGCATCGAGCCGGCCGCCGATCAGCTTGCAGAAGGTCGACTTGCCGTTGCCGTTCGAGCCGAGGAGCGCGATGCGGTCGTCGGGCGCCAGCGACAGGTTGAGCCGCGACAGCACCTTGCGCTCGCCATAACCGGCGCTGGCATCCTCCAGCACGATCATCGGCGGCGAGAGCTGCTTCTCAGGGCCGGGGAAGACGAAGGGCTGCACGTCGCGGTCGATGATGGTCGCGATCGTCTGCATCTTCTCCAGACGCTTGACGCGCGACTGCGCCTGCCGGGCCTTGGTCGCCTTGGCCTTGAAGCGGTCGACGAAGGACTGCAGGTGCTTGCGTTCCGCGTCCTGTTTTTCCTTGGCGCGGGCGAGCTGCATCTGCTTCTCGGCGCGCTGCTTCTCGAAGGAGGAATAGCCACCGCGATAGAGCGAGAGCTTGCCCTGGTCGAGATGCATGATGTGGTCGACCGAGGTGTCCAGCAGCTCGCGATCGTGGCTGATGACGATCACGGTATGCGGATAGCGCTCAAGATAATCGTAGAGCCAGAGCGTGCCTTCGAGATCGAGATAGTTGGTCGGCTCGTCGAGCAGCAGCAGGTCGGGCTCGGAGAACAGCACGGCCGCGAGCGCCACACGCATGCGCCAGCCGCCCGAGAAATCGGAGCAGGGGCGCTGCTGCGCCTCCTCGTTGAAGCCGAGGCCGTGCAGCACCATCGCGGCGCGGGCCGGGGCGGAATGGGCGCCGATATCGGCGAGCCGCGTGCCGATCTCGGCGATGCGATGCGGATCGGTCGCGGTCTCCGCTTCCGTCATCAGGGCCGTGCGCTCGGTATCGGCGGCCAGGACGACCTCGATCAGCGTTTCCGGCCCGCCGGGCGCTTCCTGCGCGACGCCGCCGATGCGCCGGCCCCTGGGCAGGCTGATATTGCCGCTCTCGGTGCCGAGATCGCCGGTGATGATCTTGAACAGCGTGGTCTTGCCGGTACCGTTGCGACCGACGAAGCCGACGCGCGCGCCGTCGGGGATGGCGGCACCGGTGTGGTCGAGCAGCAGGCGCTCGCCGAGGCGGTAGGTGATGTCGTTGATCGTCAGCATGGCGGCCGATTTAGGGGGAGCTGGCGGAAAAGCCAATGGAAAGCCACCGGGGAGGCGCCATGTCACGGTTTCGTCACGTTCTCGCCTTCGCGCAGCCCGCTGCGGCCCTCACCTAGCGGAACGGAAGTATTCCGTGATTCGTCGAGATCATACCCATGTTCGCCGACCAGCCTTATGCCCATCCGCGCCGTGTATCGGTCTGTGCGTCGCTGCTCGTCTTCGCCTCGGTCATCGCTGCGAGCCTTGCTGCACTTTCGACCTTCGTGCCGCTGTCCTGACGGCCTGATCTTCGCATTTCTTCGGTAAGCCCGAGTCTGTCGGCCCGACCGCCAGGGTCGGGGCGCCACGTTTCCGTGGATGGCAGGCGCGTGGTTTCGTCTGCTTCACACGTTCGGTTTCAACGAAATTTAACGCGATTCTGCTCCGATGACGCAGCGTTTAAGCTGGGCCGGGGGCGGGTACTTGTTCAGTCTCAGGGTTAGACTTCCCCTCGCCATGCTCGCGCTCGCCTGTCTTTCGGCACTCGCCGTGGGGTTGGCCGCCTATCGCACCGTATCGTCCTGGGCCGAGACCACCGCCGCCGAACGTCTGGCCCTTCTCGCCGACAGCTATGCGCAGGTGATCGAGCGGAGCTGGCGACGGCTGCATGCGGAGGTCGCGGTCGAGGCCCGCAGCGCCTATGCCGTCAGCAGGATCGACGAGCTCGGCAAGTGGATGGAGTTCAACCCGCAAAGCTTGCGCGAGGTCACCGACTATTTTCGCGACGACCCGGCAGTCAGCCCGGCAGACCGGCGCGACAGGACCGGGAGCGACCGCAGGACCGTCTATTCCTGGC contains the following coding sequences:
- a CDS encoding DUF2314 domain-containing protein gives rise to the protein MAARFLAAALFVVVAAAGPAALPVRAQDPTYDYRTGDPEMGSAIDAARGSLERFREDFRGQRGEHFVVKVAIPIKGVNGREHIWMNLDTIDGDSFVGHLANDPQRLAPLVKGSPYRAGSAMISDWGYVRDGRMYGNYTTRVMLKRIPAEQAEGLRKILSPQP
- a CDS encoding nuclear transport factor 2 family protein — its product is MGSVRISRRAAAGTLALALAAPTARAQQPAVPTMVTAQANKELVLSFWRNVFDAQDWTKAKDYLSEDYVQHNPNVASGVKGFTDYFSKLWPSPKPQASVVVTPFVAAIAEGDLVQLVMKRPRPEPGDPAKTYDSYWFDLFRVKDGKIVEHWDSALKPVK
- a CDS encoding transcription initiation protein, producing the protein MTKYLISFPSEAMVLTDEQLAAADVDSHAVIEEAKAAGVYVFGGGINEQVDPALVFADGAVSDQTYPGSRLNGGFTVLELPTREEAVKWAARLARACRCAQELREFMYDPAS
- a CDS encoding ABC-F family ATP-binding cassette domain-containing protein codes for the protein MLTINDITYRLGERLLLDHTGAAIPDGARVGFVGRNGTGKTTLFKIITGDLGTESGNISLPRGRRIGGVAQEAPGGPETLIEVVLAADTERTALMTEAETATDPHRIAEIGTRLADIGAHSAPARAAMVLHGLGFNEEAQQRPCSDFSGGWRMRVALAAVLFSEPDLLLLDEPTNYLDLEGTLWLYDYLERYPHTVIVISHDRELLDTSVDHIMHLDQGKLSLYRGGYSSFEKQRAEKQMQLARAKEKQDAERKHLQSFVDRFKAKATKARQAQSRVKRLEKMQTIATIIDRDVQPFVFPGPEKQLSPPMIVLEDASAGYGERKVLSRLNLSLAPDDRIALLGSNGNGKSTFCKLIGGRLDAMSGEMKKSSKLETAYFAQHQLDELRIEDTPVGHLRDLMPDAPEAKVRSKAAQIGFPASKADTPVKLLSGGEKARLMLGLATFHGPHLLILDEPTNHLDIDSRAALVTAINDYPGAVIIVSHDRFLIEACADRLWLVGGGTVKNFDGDMDDYRTFVLGAAKAEKRGKPAPEAAAKPKADERKEAATKRVAQGPLRQKLNLAEARIAKLTGLIEKVDDALANGAFARDPDKALQLSRQRAELAEALTAAEEEWLLLGEELESA